A part of Bacillus thuringiensis genomic DNA contains:
- a CDS encoding ABC transporter ATP-binding protein, with protein MQQPSITLRTVSKSFGKKEVLHNLSLQVEPAEIFGLVGPSGSGKTTLIKLIAGINEATEGEVLVYNTNMPNLNEMKRIGYMAQADALYEELSAYENADFIATMYGLKGKHKKERIEEVFDLVQLSQHMRKQVQHFSGGMKKRLSLAIALIHEPEILILDEPTVGIDPLLRKTIWEKFYDLKKKGNTIIVTTHIMDEAEFCERLGLIREGKLVATGTPEELKKRVSSGRIEDVFLLEEVALS; from the coding sequence GTGCAGCAACCTTCAATTACTTTACGCACTGTATCGAAAAGCTTTGGGAAAAAAGAAGTTTTACACAATCTTTCGTTGCAAGTTGAACCTGCAGAGATATTTGGTTTAGTTGGGCCTTCAGGTTCAGGGAAAACGACGCTTATTAAATTGATTGCAGGTATTAATGAGGCAACAGAAGGTGAAGTACTTGTTTACAATACGAACATGCCTAATTTAAATGAAATGAAAAGAATTGGTTATATGGCTCAGGCTGATGCATTATACGAAGAGCTATCAGCATATGAAAATGCAGATTTTATTGCAACGATGTATGGATTAAAGGGAAAGCATAAAAAAGAAAGAATTGAAGAGGTTTTTGACCTTGTACAATTATCACAACATATGAGAAAGCAAGTACAGCATTTTTCAGGTGGTATGAAGAAGCGTTTATCATTAGCGATAGCACTCATTCATGAACCTGAAATATTAATTTTAGATGAGCCAACAGTGGGGATAGATCCGCTTCTTAGAAAAACGATCTGGGAAAAATTTTATGATCTTAAAAAGAAAGGCAATACCATTATTGTAACAACGCACATTATGGATGAAGCTGAATTTTGTGAGCGTCTAGGGTTGATTAGAGAAGGAAAGTTAGTTGCGACTGGAACGCCTGAAGAATTGAAAAAACGGGTATCATCAGGACGGATTGAAGATGTCTTTTTGTTGGAAGAGGTGGCCCTATCATGA